The Rosa chinensis cultivar Old Blush chromosome 7, RchiOBHm-V2, whole genome shotgun sequence DNA segment ATGCCTTCTAACACTATATAAAATCAACAGAACAAACAGAACCATGGAAAATAAAACATAGAAGTTAATCACAACCTCTTCGGTATAACAAACAGAAGTAAAACCCATAACGAATAttgacctatatatatatatatatattcaagagAAATGGGAACACCAATAATATGCTGACCGAAAGAAATACTTGAACCTTCTATGCGTTCTAAGGATCAAGTAATAATTGCACATGCATCTATTAAAGAGCCAACTCTCTTATCTGTAGCAACCACACATAATCCAGGACCTCCAATTAGTCAATAAGATTGACTATACtcacataaataaaaaaacaatgaaaGTTTGACAAAGCATGAAGAGCTGCAACACAAAATGATCCATGATCCCCTCAAAATTTGTTTTAGCATATCAAGTATATCAGCTAATACATCATAAAAAACCAAAAGGCAAAGATTCATGATAATCAAAAATGAAATACAATGCTGAAAATATTCCAGTTACattccaaatcaaacaaaactATGACAATTCAGACAGAAACTCTAAATCAAAAACAACATTACCTGCCAAAATTCATTCACCAACCATAGACTAACAAATTGACAGATGATGAAGAAAGCAGGAGTTAATTCATAGATTGGGGATTAAGAGTTGCTACTACTGATGATGAAGCAAGCAAGAGTCGATTGGTTGTAAAATATGTCACTAAGAGATATATGAAATttaacccaattttttttttcccaagtcGTTCAGTGACCTGTGATGAACTTCAGCAACGCCCATCAAATTGAGGTAATGGCTGAAAGCACGAGCGAGAGTGAGTGCCTCCTCTAAGCTCATCTTCGAAATTTCCGACGCTTGCTTCTTCTCCAGCAGCTCCGCCGTGTCCTCCATCCCCGCCAGCCTCATACTACAAGCACTCTAAGCACAAAAACGCCCTGTTTCAATTTTCCTCATCGGCAACCAAACAAGAAGGTGCAAAAGcgtgaaagaagaagaagagggaacaTATTCTCTTATGCAGAAGACTCATTACTGTAAAGCTAAGATGACAAGACGAACACCATCTGAACCAACACAATGTCTTCATTGGTAAAATATGGTCAGAATTTCACCGACAGGGAACTTGACTGAAATGCAGGCTACCTAGTACAATGTTACATTTGGTTTCTCATTGTAGTCTAATTGGCTTATGCTCCCCAAAAATTTGAGTTCAATTGATTTGTAGGTGTGTTGGATTGCCTGAAAAGCCTCTTTGTTATTGCTAGATTATAGCATCCAAGGGCAATGTAGTTTTATGGTGCAAACaataactgaaattgtgttgaaAGGCAAACTATGTAGCATAAATGGGggatgaataataatattaagCCTTGGTTTATGCATCTGAATAAAGGTTAACTAATCTATGCAACTAGAATAAATCCCCGGAATGGAATTCAATAGGGGGGAAACCAGAAAAACCAAATATAATCAATCACCCACAACTATGCCCTTTTCTGCATAATTGAATTCGAAAAGCGAAATATAGAGATGAACGTAAATCATTGTAATACGTAAAACGAAAAACAATTGGGTAAAGTTGAGAAAAGAAACCTGCATCCATTTGGCGGTGTGAGGAAGATGATTTGATTAGGGATTTCACGCCATTCCTGATTCCACCCTCACCAAAAGTTTTGCCTTATTTCGTCCTATTTCGCAACATCTGAAACTCGGACTGTCGCTTCCTTTCCAGGTCGCAATTTCGCTTGAACCGCCCTTCTCAAAATGACCTCTTGTTTGCAAATTTGTGTTT contains these protein-coding regions:
- the LOC112175346 gene encoding phosphoenolpyruvate carboxylase 4; its protein translation is MQSACSMRLAGMEDTAELLEKKQASEISKMSLEEALTLARAFSHYLNLMGVAEVHHRVVSVRIKELAVLYQSLNLQ